One genomic region from Anabaena sp. PCC 7108 encodes:
- a CDS encoding TMEM165/GDT1 family protein, which yields MNWHLLGLSFITVFLSELGDKSQLAAIALSGRGQSRRGVFFGTAGALVLTSLLGALAGGAVAELFPTRILKAIAAVGFAILAIRLLLPNGEAESD from the coding sequence ATGAACTGGCATCTTTTAGGGTTGAGCTTTATTACAGTCTTTCTATCAGAATTAGGTGACAAAAGTCAGTTAGCAGCGATCGCACTTTCTGGTCGTGGTCAATCTCGACGGGGTGTGTTTTTTGGCACTGCTGGAGCGCTAGTATTAACCAGTTTGTTGGGAGCATTAGCTGGGGGAGCAGTTGCGGAATTATTTCCTACACGTATACTCAAAGCGATCGCTGCTGTCGGTTTTGCTATTCTCGCTATTCGCTTGCTATTACCCAACGGTGAAGCAGAATCAGATTAG
- a CDS encoding TMEM165/GDT1 family protein encodes MKLDSVSVSQSELKDTNSYLLESVVNNGSKKQESALMVFGTTFITIFLAEIGDKTQLSTLLMSAESHQPWVVFFGSGAALITTSLLGVLLGGWIASKLSPKTVEKSAGVMLLLISLMLFWEVLVK; translated from the coding sequence GTGAAACTTGACTCCGTATCTGTAAGCCAGTCAGAACTAAAAGACACTAACAGTTATCTACTTGAATCTGTAGTTAATAATGGTTCCAAAAAGCAAGAATCAGCCTTGATGGTGTTTGGAACCACCTTCATCACTATATTTTTAGCGGAAATTGGCGATAAAACTCAACTATCTACCCTGTTAATGAGTGCAGAATCTCATCAACCTTGGGTAGTTTTTTTTGGTTCTGGGGCTGCACTGATAACTACCAGTCTATTAGGTGTGCTTTTAGGTGGCTGGATAGCTAGTAAACTTAGTCCAAAAACAGTGGAAAAATCAGCTGGAGTTATGCTGCTGCTGATTTCGCTAATGCTGTTTTGGGAAGTCTTAGTTAAGTAA
- a CDS encoding YkgJ family cysteine cluster protein, producing MATWQCIKQCGACCHLDPADRPDLEEYLSPEELGLYLSMVGEGGWCVNFDQITRECTIYEHRPRFCRVEVETFQDMFGIEPEELNDFAIDCCRQQIESVYGDRSLEQIRFDQAVGF from the coding sequence ATGGCAACGTGGCAATGTATCAAGCAATGTGGAGCCTGCTGTCATCTTGATCCAGCAGATCGTCCAGATTTGGAAGAGTATCTCTCACCAGAGGAACTAGGGCTTTACCTGAGTATGGTAGGGGAAGGGGGATGGTGCGTTAATTTTGACCAGATAACACGAGAATGCACCATTTACGAGCATCGTCCTCGTTTTTGTCGGGTGGAAGTGGAAACCTTTCAGGATATGTTTGGGATTGAACCAGAGGAACTCAACGATTTTGCTATCGACTGCTGTCGTCAACAAATTGAGTCCGTTTATGGCGATCGCAGTTTGGAACAAATCCGTTTTGATCAAGCTGTGGGTTTTTAA
- the psb30 gene encoding photosystem II reaction center protein Ycf12/Psb30: protein MEALANINWEVVFQLTCVGLIIISGPVVIFLLAFRNGNL, encoded by the coding sequence ATGGAAGCTTTAGCAAACATTAATTGGGAAGTTGTTTTTCAGTTGACCTGTGTAGGTCTAATTATCATTTCTGGACCCGTGGTAATTTTCTTGCTGGCTTTTCGCAACGGAAATCTGTAA
- the recJ gene encoding single-stranded-DNA-specific exonuclease RecJ, translating into MLDRPINEIAKPVKRLPNQRWQIALENPELAKKLANSTNLSPIINQLLINRGMETPAAAQAFLNPESLNLPSPLEDFPDLAISVELLANAIANKEKIAICGDYDADGMTSTAVLLRSLRALGANVDYAIPSRMHEGYGINNRIVEEFHSEGVGLILTVDNGISAFEPIARARELGLKVIITDHHDIPPKLPPANAILNPKLIAESSPYRGVAGVGVAYILAVCLAQQLGELQGLVKPMLALFTLGTIADLAPLTGVNRRWVKRGLKLLPKSTLPGVQALIQVAGVQASEGEKNQNSKSLKPEDIGFRLGPRINAIGRIGNPQTVIELLTTDDMGLALERAMQCEQINIQRQQMCEEIEQEAIALVENLYVKYLQKDRVLVVIKDNWHHGVIGIVASRLVERYGVPVFIGTYENASVIRGSARGIPEFNVFAALEYCRDLLGKFGGHKAAGGFSLPADNLLSVRSRLSEFANQCLEPQHLKPLLKIDAQANLNHINQELYQQLNIFHPCGIENPDPVFWTANAQIIEQKIVGKGHIKLTVAQTIDDQQYKIKAIAWRWGDYFPLPARVDVAYKLRENDFNGNTTIEMELIGVRLPSQFSIFFTPPTTKLRANFEYKQRQYTCGIYKNDIGSELRVKNSEGKVLVMQPGDNIGLLGINRQDAQKVNLFLPQYDGIIQAAVQALSVLNE; encoded by the coding sequence GTGCTAGACCGACCTATAAATGAAATCGCCAAACCCGTTAAACGCTTACCTAATCAACGTTGGCAAATTGCGCTGGAAAACCCAGAATTAGCTAAAAAATTAGCAAATTCAACTAATCTATCTCCTATTATTAACCAATTATTGATTAATAGGGGTATGGAAACACCAGCAGCAGCACAAGCATTTTTAAATCCTGAATCTCTCAATTTACCTTCTCCGTTGGAGGATTTCCCTGATTTAGCGATTAGTGTAGAGTTGTTGGCAAATGCGATCGCCAATAAAGAGAAGATTGCTATCTGTGGAGACTACGATGCAGATGGGATGACTAGTACTGCAGTACTGCTCAGAAGCCTCCGCGCTTTGGGTGCAAATGTAGATTATGCTATCCCTAGTCGAATGCACGAAGGTTATGGGATTAACAACCGCATTGTCGAAGAATTCCACAGTGAAGGGGTAGGATTAATCCTGACTGTAGATAATGGTATATCTGCTTTTGAGCCAATTGCGAGAGCTAGAGAACTGGGATTAAAGGTAATTATCACCGATCATCACGACATTCCCCCCAAATTACCCCCAGCTAATGCAATTCTTAACCCTAAACTCATAGCTGAATCTTCACCTTATCGGGGTGTTGCTGGTGTGGGTGTGGCTTATATCTTAGCAGTATGTTTAGCTCAACAGTTGGGGGAACTTCAGGGTTTAGTTAAGCCAATGTTAGCGTTGTTTACATTGGGAACTATTGCAGATTTAGCTCCTTTAACTGGTGTAAATCGGCGGTGGGTGAAACGTGGTTTAAAGCTTTTACCTAAATCTACTTTACCAGGAGTGCAAGCTTTAATTCAAGTGGCTGGAGTGCAAGCAAGTGAAGGGGAGAAAAACCAAAATTCCAAATCGTTAAAACCGGAAGATATTGGTTTTCGTTTGGGTCCGCGCATTAATGCAATTGGCAGGATTGGCAATCCGCAGACGGTGATAGAATTGTTGACTACTGATGATATGGGATTAGCGCTGGAAAGAGCAATGCAGTGTGAACAAATCAACATCCAACGTCAGCAGATGTGTGAGGAAATTGAACAGGAAGCGATCGCACTGGTTGAAAATTTATATGTAAAATATTTACAAAAAGACCGAGTATTAGTCGTTATCAAAGATAATTGGCATCATGGTGTAATTGGGATTGTCGCTTCTCGCTTGGTGGAACGTTACGGAGTTCCTGTCTTCATCGGTACTTATGAAAATGCCAGCGTAATTCGCGGTTCAGCGCGGGGAATTCCAGAATTTAACGTTTTTGCAGCTTTAGAATATTGTCGGGACTTGCTGGGCAAATTTGGGGGACATAAAGCCGCAGGAGGATTTTCTCTCCCAGCAGATAATTTGCTTTCAGTGCGATCGCGTTTATCTGAATTTGCAAATCAGTGTTTAGAACCCCAACATCTCAAACCACTACTGAAAATTGATGCTCAAGCAAATCTCAATCACATCAATCAGGAGTTATATCAACAGCTAAATATCTTTCATCCTTGCGGTATCGAAAATCCTGATCCTGTCTTCTGGACAGCTAACGCACAAATCATTGAGCAGAAAATCGTTGGTAAAGGTCACATTAAACTGACTGTAGCGCAAACTATTGACGATCAACAGTATAAAATTAAAGCGATCGCTTGGCGTTGGGGTGATTACTTTCCCTTACCTGCGCGAGTGGATGTCGCTTACAAACTCCGAGAAAATGACTTTAATGGCAACACTACCATTGAAATGGAGTTAATCGGTGTGAGACTCCCCAGTCAGTTTTCAATATTTTTTACCCCACCAACTACAAAACTACGCGCTAACTTTGAGTACAAACAGCGTCAATACACCTGTGGAATCTATAAAAACGATATTGGTTCAGAATTAAGAGTTAAAAATTCTGAAGGTAAAGTTTTAGTCATGCAGCCAGGAGATAATATTGGTTTACTGGGTATAAATCGGCAAGATGCCCAAAAGGTTAATCTATTTTTACCTCAGTATGATGGTATTATCCAAGCTGCGGTTCAGGCTTTGTCAGTGCTGAATGAATGA
- a CDS encoding Uma2 family endonuclease, with translation MVNQISEIKSPTELVISWEALPDDFQLEDEPVENTGQPILAGALRESLEIAGFIQPQMLIASNFGLCATLDGQFIAKAPDWLYVPSVKEILPERKSYTPNLEGDIPAIVIEFLSDTEGGEYSVKRTYPPGKWFFYEQILQVPIYVIFDSDGGLLEFYQLENGHYCLKQPDENGLHWINSMGLFLGTWRGEKEARTGYWLRWWNEAGNLLPWSVERIEQERQEKERLIAYLKYQGIDPDNLP, from the coding sequence ATGGTCAACCAAATCAGTGAAATCAAATCCCCCACTGAACTGGTAATCTCTTGGGAAGCCTTACCCGATGATTTTCAGTTAGAGGATGAACCTGTGGAAAATACCGGACAGCCGATTTTGGCTGGTGCTTTGCGAGAAAGCTTAGAAATTGCGGGTTTCATTCAACCCCAGATGTTGATAGCGTCAAATTTTGGTTTATGTGCCACATTAGACGGTCAATTTATCGCTAAAGCACCTGATTGGTTGTATGTTCCCTCAGTAAAAGAGATTTTACCAGAACGCAAAAGCTACACACCCAATTTAGAAGGGGATATTCCCGCCATAGTCATAGAATTTTTATCTGATACTGAAGGTGGAGAATATTCCGTTAAGCGCACATATCCACCAGGAAAATGGTTTTTTTACGAGCAAATTTTGCAAGTTCCCATTTATGTAATTTTTGATTCAGATGGCGGTTTATTAGAATTTTATCAATTAGAAAATGGGCATTATTGTTTAAAACAACCAGACGAAAATGGTCTACATTGGATTAATTCAATGGGCTTATTTTTAGGAACTTGGAGAGGAGAAAAAGAAGCCAGAACAGGTTATTGGTTAAGGTGGTGGAATGAAGCAGGTAATTTATTACCTTGGTCTGTAGAACGGATTGAACAAGAACGTCAGGAGAAAGAAAGGCTAATAGCTTATTTAAAATATCAGGGTATCGATCCTGATAATCTACCATAA
- a CDS encoding DEAD/DEAH box helicase → MSFSTLGLSKEIIRAVTERGYTKPTPIQMQAIPAVLSGGDLLAGAQTGTGKTASFTLPLLHLLSSDQNNKSTSTYSPIRALILTPTRELAAQVEESVKDYGKYLKLNSMAMFGGVSINPQKQKLRGRVDILVATPGRLLDHVHQRTVNLSNIEVLILDEADRMLDMGFINDIRRILSLLPKQRQNLLFFATFSDKIKTLAAGLLNHPTMIEVARRNVTADTIAQKAYQVDRDRKRQLLAHLIRQDNWYQVLVFTRTKYGADRLVKQLGEDRIQALAIHGNKSQGARTHALAKFKNGSLQVLVATDIAARGLDISELPHVVNFDLPNVPEDYVHRIGRTGRAGANGEAVSLVCVDEYQLLADIEKLIEQRLPLQVVAGFGINPNTKAEPIPNGKQNKKKPRRSKGTARSSKTQSPRKMRVVD, encoded by the coding sequence ATGTCTTTTTCTACTCTCGGCTTGTCCAAGGAAATTATCCGTGCAGTCACAGAGCGGGGGTACACCAAACCCACGCCAATTCAAATGCAGGCGATACCTGCCGTCTTGTCAGGCGGTGATCTATTAGCCGGCGCTCAAACAGGTACGGGAAAGACCGCAAGCTTCACCCTACCGCTGCTGCATCTGTTGTCCTCCGACCAAAACAATAAAAGCACTTCTACTTATTCACCAATTCGGGCGCTAATTCTCACCCCTACTCGTGAACTTGCCGCACAGGTAGAAGAAAGCGTGAAAGACTATGGCAAGTACCTGAAACTGAACTCAATGGCGATGTTCGGCGGAGTCAGCATTAATCCCCAAAAACAGAAGTTAAGGGGGCGCGTAGACATTTTAGTTGCTACCCCAGGACGACTACTAGATCATGTTCATCAAAGAACTGTGAACCTGTCAAACATTGAAGTTTTGATACTGGATGAAGCAGATCGGATGTTAGACATGGGCTTTATTAATGATATCCGCCGCATCCTCTCCCTACTGCCCAAACAGCGACAGAATTTGTTATTTTTCGCCACCTTCTCCGACAAAATCAAGACGCTGGCGGCAGGGTTACTCAATCACCCAACAATGATAGAGGTGGCACGCCGCAACGTCACAGCTGACACGATTGCCCAGAAAGCGTATCAGGTAGATCGTGACAGAAAGCGCCAATTACTTGCTCACCTAATTCGCCAAGATAATTGGTATCAAGTGCTAGTGTTTACCCGCACTAAATATGGTGCTGACCGTCTAGTAAAGCAGTTAGGCGAAGACCGCATCCAAGCACTGGCAATCCACGGTAACAAGAGCCAAGGGGCGCGTACCCACGCTTTAGCAAAGTTCAAAAATGGTAGTTTACAGGTACTTGTAGCCACAGACATTGCGGCGCGGGGTCTTGACATCAGTGAACTGCCCCATGTAGTCAATTTCGACTTACCCAATGTCCCAGAAGATTATGTTCATCGTATTGGTCGTACAGGCCGCGCTGGTGCTAATGGTGAAGCCGTATCCCTGGTGTGCGTCGATGAATACCAGTTGTTAGCAGATATTGAAAAACTGATTGAACAGCGTTTGCCATTACAAGTAGTTGCGGGTTTTGGAATCAACCCCAATACCAAAGCTGAACCAATCCCCAATGGAAAACAAAACAAAAAGAAACCCAGAAGAAGCAAAGGAACAGCTCGCTCTTCTAAAACTCAGTCACCCAGAAAAATGCGAGTTGTGGATTAA
- a CDS encoding PIN/TRAM domain-containing protein: MLDVIIILSFILAAAGIGYYSTDLLPPGTLNGVTNLEALRLVVAVFAAIIGGAIGLSFQTTYRRLETQVREMPLEVILTRAIGLVIGLLLANLMLAPLFLLPIPADFGFIKPLVAVVGSIILSVTGMNLADTHGRGLLRLINPNTVETLVVEGTLKPANTKVLDTSCIIDGRIENLLETGFLEGVILVPQFVLQELQQVADASKDQKRVRGRRGLEILNRIRETYPERILINPADYEDIATVDAKLVKFAQEINGTLLTNDYNLSKVASVQKVPVLNVNDLVNAVRPSYLPGDNLDLKILKEGKEPSQGIGYLDDGTMVVVEEGSSYVGGELRVIVTSALQTSAGRMIFAKPQASAVA, encoded by the coding sequence ATGCTTGATGTCATTATCATTCTCTCATTTATTCTGGCAGCTGCGGGAATAGGTTACTACAGTACCGACCTACTCCCCCCAGGAACCCTCAACGGTGTAACAAATCTAGAAGCCTTACGCTTAGTCGTTGCCGTCTTTGCCGCTATTATCGGTGGTGCTATCGGTTTGAGTTTCCAGACGACATACCGTCGCTTAGAAACACAAGTTCGAGAAATGCCCCTGGAAGTCATCTTAACTCGTGCCATTGGCTTAGTAATTGGGCTATTACTAGCCAACTTAATGTTAGCCCCGCTATTTTTACTACCCATTCCCGCAGATTTTGGATTTATCAAACCCCTGGTGGCAGTAGTCGGTAGTATCATACTTTCCGTCACTGGCATGAATTTGGCAGATACCCATGGGCGGGGTTTATTACGGTTAATTAATCCTAACACCGTAGAAACATTGGTAGTAGAAGGAACTCTCAAACCTGCCAACACCAAAGTTTTAGACACGAGTTGCATTATCGATGGTCGCATTGAAAACTTACTAGAAACTGGGTTTTTGGAAGGGGTAATTCTTGTACCGCAGTTTGTATTACAAGAACTACAACAAGTTGCTGATGCTAGTAAAGACCAAAAGCGGGTGCGAGGAAGACGCGGACTAGAGATTCTCAACCGGATTCGAGAAACTTACCCAGAACGGATTTTAATCAATCCTGCTGACTACGAAGATATTGCCACAGTTGATGCCAAATTGGTAAAATTTGCCCAAGAAATCAACGGCACTCTGTTAACTAATGACTACAATTTATCCAAAGTTGCTAGTGTACAGAAAGTCCCAGTTCTAAATGTCAATGATTTGGTAAATGCAGTTCGTCCATCTTATTTACCTGGTGATAACCTAGATTTGAAAATTCTCAAAGAAGGTAAAGAACCCAGTCAAGGAATTGGTTACTTGGACGATGGCACAATGGTAGTGGTTGAGGAAGGTAGCAGTTATGTAGGTGGTGAATTGCGGGTAATCGTCACCAGTGCCTTACAAACCTCAGCAGGGAGGATGATTTTTGCTAAACCTCAAGCTTCCGCAGTGGCTTAA
- the hemW gene encoding radical SAM family heme chaperone HemW: MSQKEIVSGIPTAAYVHIPFCRRRCFYCDFPVSVVGDRLRGETSGTICQYVEALCQEINMAPAFSQPLETIFFGGGTPSLLSVEQLQRIIEALAGRLGIGAGVEISMEMDPGTFDLAHIAGYRSAGVNRVSLGVQAFQEELLKLAGRSHSVTDILAAIDLIHQVEIPEFSLDLISGLPHQSLGQWQDSLTKAVEIAPTHISIYDLTIEPGTAFGRYFQAGDNPLPTDETTVKMYHKAQQVLTGAGYEHYEISNYAQKGHQCQHNRVYWQNRPYYGFGMGAASYVQGKRFTRPRKTKEYYEWLQNGAVIACEITPPEEELLETLMLGLRLAEGLNLVTLTENFGKEKVEEIHQCLRPYFAQGWVKVVGGNLRLTDPNGFLFSNVVLAKLFEKLGDDINQFPV; the protein is encoded by the coding sequence ATGAGTCAAAAAGAAATTGTTTCTGGAATTCCCACTGCTGCTTATGTACATATTCCCTTTTGTCGGCGACGGTGTTTTTATTGTGACTTCCCGGTGTCTGTCGTGGGCGATCGCTTGCGAGGTGAAACATCTGGTACGATTTGCCAATATGTTGAGGCACTTTGTCAGGAAATCAACATGGCACCAGCCTTTAGTCAACCCCTAGAAACAATTTTTTTTGGTGGTGGTACTCCTTCACTGCTGTCAGTTGAGCAGTTACAACGGATAATAGAAGCTCTGGCAGGACGCTTGGGAATTGGGGCTGGGGTAGAAATTTCTATGGAAATGGACCCCGGTACATTCGATTTAGCACATATCGCAGGTTATCGCAGTGCAGGTGTGAACCGGGTAAGTTTGGGTGTACAAGCTTTTCAAGAAGAATTGTTAAAACTTGCTGGGCGATCGCACTCAGTTACAGATATTCTTGCAGCTATAGACTTAATCCACCAAGTCGAAATACCCGAATTTAGCTTAGACCTAATTTCCGGGTTGCCACATCAGTCTTTAGGACAATGGCAAGATTCCCTGACTAAAGCGGTAGAAATTGCCCCAACTCATATTTCTATATATGACTTAACAATTGAACCAGGAACAGCTTTTGGTCGTTATTTCCAAGCTGGTGACAATCCTCTGCCGACGGATGAAACCACAGTTAAAATGTACCATAAGGCGCAGCAAGTTTTAACTGGTGCAGGTTATGAGCATTATGAAATTTCCAATTATGCTCAAAAAGGACATCAATGCCAACATAATCGCGTTTATTGGCAAAATCGCCCTTATTATGGCTTTGGTATGGGTGCAGCCAGTTATGTGCAAGGAAAACGCTTCACCCGTCCCCGGAAAACGAAGGAATATTACGAATGGTTGCAAAATGGCGCAGTGATTGCTTGTGAAATTACTCCACCAGAGGAAGAATTGTTAGAAACCTTGATGTTGGGGTTGCGTTTAGCAGAAGGTTTAAATTTGGTGACGTTGACAGAGAATTTTGGAAAAGAAAAAGTAGAGGAAATTCATCAATGTTTGCGACCTTATTTTGCTCAAGGTTGGGTAAAAGTTGTGGGAGGAAACTTGCGTTTAACAGATCCCAATGGGTTTTTATTTTCTAACGTGGTCTTAGCAAAGTTGTTTGAAAAGTTAGGAGATGATATAAACCAATTTCCAGTGTAA
- a CDS encoding hydrogenase small subunit, whose amino-acid sequence MTNVLWLQGGACSGNTMSFLNAEEPTACDLIADFGIKILWHPSLGVELGDNLQTLLWECVLGKTPVDILVFEGSVVNAPNGTGEWNRFADRPMKDWLNDLAKVAKFIVAVGDCATWGGIPAMSPNPSDSKGLQFLKREEGGFLGKDFVSKAGLPVINIPGCPAHPDWITQILVAIATGRIDDIVLDELHRPQTFFNTFTQTGCTRNVHFAYKATTAEFGQRKGCLFYDLGCRGPMTHSSCNRILWNRVSSKTRAGMPCLGCTEPEFPFFDLKPGTVFKTQTVMGVPKEIPPGVNHKDYAVLTVVAKNTAPKWADEDFFTV is encoded by the coding sequence ATGACTAACGTACTCTGGCTGCAAGGTGGTGCTTGTTCAGGTAACACCATGTCATTTCTGAATGCCGAAGAACCGACAGCTTGTGATTTAATTGCTGACTTTGGGATTAAAATACTTTGGCATCCTTCCTTGGGTGTAGAACTAGGTGACAACTTACAAACACTGCTATGGGAATGCGTTTTAGGTAAAACTCCCGTAGATATTTTAGTATTTGAAGGTAGCGTAGTTAACGCCCCCAATGGTACAGGAGAATGGAACCGGTTTGCAGACCGTCCCATGAAAGATTGGTTAAACGATTTAGCCAAAGTTGCGAAATTTATTGTAGCTGTGGGAGACTGTGCAACTTGGGGAGGAATTCCCGCTATGTCACCCAACCCCAGCGACTCGAAAGGATTACAATTTCTCAAACGGGAAGAAGGCGGTTTTTTAGGGAAAGATTTCGTCAGCAAAGCTGGCTTACCTGTAATTAATATTCCCGGTTGTCCCGCACACCCCGACTGGATAACGCAGATATTAGTAGCGATCGCCACTGGACGAATTGATGATATAGTTCTCGATGAACTTCACCGTCCCCAAACCTTCTTCAACACCTTCACCCAAACAGGTTGTACCCGCAACGTTCACTTTGCATACAAAGCCACAACCGCCGAATTTGGACAACGTAAAGGCTGCTTATTCTACGACTTAGGTTGTCGTGGTCCCATGACCCATTCTTCCTGTAACCGCATTCTTTGGAACCGCGTCTCCTCCAAAACCCGCGCTGGAATGCCCTGTTTAGGTTGTACAGAACCCGAATTTCCATTTTTTGACCTTAAACCCGGAACAGTCTTTAAAACTCAAACTGTCATGGGAGTTCCTAAAGAAATACCCCCCGGAGTCAACCATAAAGATTACGCAGTCCTCACGGTTGTTGCCAAAAACACAGCCCCAAAATGGGCAGACGAAGACTTTTTTACTGTTTAG
- a CDS encoding site-specific integrase, whose amino-acid sequence MSGQNQGNCEGTYSTSTQEYANADSRDWFADMFADFEPQNTTDGSYRGTMAKIKATELEYQAVFEQKLVEANTNLKRERIRVTIKQTGNSLQLRATLPLKPGDYSLGKTKKQYDLSLGIPANLEGLKTAIEESYELGKLIARHTFQWNEKYLGIKSREKQEIKTIGELLDTFEEKYYQTRQKTITSQNTFANYISVIKRNFSLTYLATKENFEEIINSFQGNKKNELIAVSSVLIKTFNLGFQLDVKRDHVTPAYREIPEDEKIISAFDLFEKFALNRKNTNISDEIDTWEMWRWVYGMLATYGLRPRELFVQPDINWWMSPQNIDHTWKVNKNTKTGYREVIPFVPEWIELFDLKNPKPLNILEKKVAKIASVQNINWMRRDISRWFRKVGIEFQPYDLRHGCAIRAHLQGIPIKAAADNLGHTVDEHTKTYQRWFGIENRKKAFGEVISQRSLIELQKNEILALRMENERLKLEANFEQNQRL is encoded by the coding sequence ATGAGCGGACAAAATCAGGGTAATTGCGAGGGGACATATTCCACATCTACACAGGAATATGCAAATGCAGACTCAAGGGACTGGTTCGCAGATATGTTTGCAGACTTTGAGCCGCAGAACACCACAGACGGTAGTTATAGAGGAACAATGGCGAAAATAAAAGCAACGGAATTAGAGTATCAAGCAGTTTTTGAACAGAAGTTAGTCGAAGCTAATACTAATTTAAAAAGGGAGAGAATAAGAGTTACCATTAAACAAACTGGCAATTCTCTTCAATTACGAGCTACCCTACCGTTAAAACCAGGAGATTACAGTTTAGGTAAAACAAAAAAGCAGTATGATTTATCTCTAGGAATACCCGCAAATTTAGAGGGATTAAAAACAGCAATTGAAGAAAGTTACGAGTTAGGTAAATTAATTGCTCGTCATACTTTCCAGTGGAATGAGAAGTATTTAGGAATTAAATCGAGAGAGAAGCAAGAGATCAAAACCATTGGAGAATTATTAGATACATTTGAGGAAAAATATTATCAAACCCGTCAGAAAACTATCACCAGTCAAAACACTTTTGCTAATTATATATCTGTAATTAAAAGAAACTTTTCTCTCACCTATTTAGCCACTAAAGAAAATTTTGAGGAAATTATTAATTCATTTCAGGGTAATAAAAAAAATGAACTGATTGCGGTAAGTTCTGTTTTGATTAAAACCTTTAATTTAGGATTTCAACTCGATGTCAAACGAGATCATGTCACTCCTGCTTATCGAGAAATTCCTGAAGATGAAAAAATAATATCTGCTTTTGACCTCTTTGAAAAATTCGCCCTCAACCGCAAAAATACAAACATTAGTGATGAAATAGACACTTGGGAAATGTGGCGTTGGGTATATGGAATGTTGGCAACTTATGGGTTAAGGCCAAGGGAATTATTTGTCCAACCTGATATTAATTGGTGGATGTCTCCCCAAAATATAGATCATACTTGGAAGGTGAATAAAAATACCAAAACTGGATATCGAGAAGTTATCCCTTTTGTACCGGAATGGATAGAATTATTTGATTTGAAAAATCCCAAACCATTAAATATTTTAGAGAAAAAAGTTGCTAAGATTGCCTCTGTACAAAATATTAATTGGATGCGGAGAGATATATCCAGATGGTTTAGAAAAGTGGGAATTGAGTTTCAACCTTATGATTTACGGCATGGTTGTGCAATTCGAGCGCATCTTCAGGGAATACCAATTAAAGCCGCAGCAGACAATTTAGGTCATACTGTTGATGAACATACAAAAACTTATCAGAGATGGTTTGGTATTGAAAATCGTAAAAAAGCCTTTGGTGAAGTAATTAGTCAAAGGTCGTTAATTGAGTTGCAGAAGAATGAAATATTGGCGTTAAGAATGGAGAATGAAAGGTTGAAGCTGGAAGCTAATTTTGAGCAAAATCAACGTCTTTAA